In the genome of Pelobacter seleniigenes DSM 18267, one region contains:
- a CDS encoding ABC transporter permease subunit → MSEPIQATAAIDEISPPGPWREFWSYFCENRGALIGFGFIVLVLLAALFAPLLTPHSPFEQYRDYILTPPAWQDGGLWRFPLGTDEVGRDILTRLIYGGRLSLFMGMIVVSMSLVIGTLIGLMAGYARGVTDTLVMRAMDIIMALPSLLLALAIVTILGPGLINAAIAIAITYLPHYVRITRASVMAESSKDYVIASQVSGAGVMRLVFITILPNCMAPLIVQASLGFSNAILDAAALGFIGLGAQPPSPEWGAMLSGALEFIQRAWWVVTFPGLMILLTVLAFNLMGDGLRDALDPKMKR, encoded by the coding sequence GAGCGAACCAATTCAGGCGACAGCTGCCATTGACGAGATTTCCCCGCCCGGCCCCTGGCGCGAATTCTGGAGTTATTTCTGTGAAAACCGCGGCGCGCTGATCGGCTTCGGATTCATTGTCCTGGTCTTGCTGGCCGCCCTGTTTGCACCACTGTTGACCCCTCATAGCCCCTTCGAACAGTACCGTGACTACATTCTCACGCCGCCAGCCTGGCAAGACGGTGGCCTGTGGCGTTTCCCGCTGGGGACGGATGAAGTCGGACGGGATATCCTGACCCGCTTGATCTATGGTGGCCGGCTGTCCCTGTTCATGGGCATGATCGTCGTCTCCATGTCCCTGGTGATCGGGACCCTGATCGGCTTGATGGCTGGTTATGCCCGCGGTGTCACCGATACCCTGGTGATGCGGGCCATGGACATCATCATGGCTCTGCCCAGTCTGTTGCTGGCCCTGGCCATCGTGACCATTTTAGGGCCGGGTTTGATCAACGCGGCTATCGCCATCGCCATAACCTACCTGCCCCATTATGTGCGAATCACCCGGGCTTCGGTGATGGCGGAAAGCTCCAAGGACTACGTTATTGCTTCTCAGGTTAGCGGTGCCGGCGTGATGCGGCTGGTGTTTATCACCATTTTGCCCAATTGCATGGCTCCGCTCATAGTCCAGGCTTCCCTCGGCTTCTCCAATGCCATTCTTGATGCAGCTGCCCTCGGCTTTATCGGCTTGGGGGCTCAGCCGCCGAGTCCGGAATGGGGGGCCATGCTCTCCGGGGCTCTGGAATTTATCCAGCGGGCCTGGTGGGTCGTGACTTTCCCC